The Dehalococcoidales bacterium DNA window CACCTGCGGGAAATCGCCGAGGCAGTTAAATCAGGAGTACGCAGCGGCGGCGGTGTTCCTTTTGAGGTCAATACTATCGCCGTCTGTGACGGCATCGCCATGAACCACCCCGGCATGAAGTACAGCTTGCCCAGCCGGGAACTGATTGCCGATTCGGTGGAGATAATGGCTGAGGCCCATGCCTTTGACGCCCTGGTCTTTATCCCCAACTGCGATAAAATTATCCCGGGCATGCTGATGGCGGCGGTAAGACTGAACGTCCCGGCCATTTTCATCAGCGGCGGCCCGATGCTGAGAGGATATTTGCCCACTGAAGATGGATTCAGCAATGTTGACCTCAGCTCCGTCTTTGAAGCGGTGGGCAAGGTAAGCGGCGGGCAGATGACCGAGGAAGAACTGGCGCGACTGGAAAAGGTAGCCTGCCCCGGCTGCGGCAGCTGCTCGGGAATGTTCACCGCCAACACCATGAACTGCCTGACCGAGGCACTGGGCATGGGTCTGCCCGGTAATGGCACTATTCCCGCTATCGATACCAGAAGGCGTCAGTTAGCCAGAGCCGCCGGGGAACAAATTTTGACGCTGCTTGATGACAATCTACGCCCGCGGGATATCATTAATCAGGACTCCTTACACAATGCCTTCACTGTTGACATGGCACTGGGCGGCAGCACCAACTCGGTGCTGCACCTAATGGCGGTAGCCCATGAGGCGAGAGTGAACTTCCCGCTGTCAATGATAGGTGAAATCAGTGAACATACGCCACAGTTATGTAAACTAAGACCTGCCGGCGATTACCACATCGAGGACCTGGACCGCGCCGGCGGCATCGCGGCGGTGATGAAGGAACTACAAGGACTGTTAAACCTGAAGGCAAAAACTGTATCCGGAAAAAGCGTGGCTGAGATTATCGCTGATAAACAGACCCTGGACAGAGAAGTCATCCGTTCCGCGGCTGACCCTCACTCGCCTACCGGCGGTCTGGCGATTCTCTTTGGTAACCTGGCGCCGGAAGGGGCCGTCGTCAAAAAGGCAGCGGTAGCCCCGGAAATGATGGTACACTGGGGCCCGGCCAGAGTCTTCAACTCTGAAGAAGAAGCCACGCAGGCCATCATCAACCGCAGCATAAAACCGGGTGAGGTGGTAGTTATCCGCTATGAAGGACCTAAGGGGGGGCCGGGGATGAGAGAGATGCTCACCCCTACCTCTCTACTCAGTGGCATGGGGATGGACAAAGAAGTCGCCCTGATAACTGACGGGCGCTTTTCCGGGGCAACCCGCGGGGCAGCCATCGGGCATATCTCCCCCGAGGCTGCCAGCCGGGGACCTATCGCCGCTCTGGCTGACGGGGATATTATCAAGATTGATATTCCCAATGGCAAGCTTGACGTAGAACTAAGTGACCGGGACCTGTCCGACCGGCTGGCTCGTCTGACCGATTTCGAGCCCAGAGTAAAAACGGGTTACCTCAGAAGATATGCCGGGAGAGTGTCTTCCGCGAGCACCGGAGCCGTGTTTAGAGAGCAGGAGGAATAACGATGAAGATGACTGGAGCTCAAATTATCTGTGAAGGTCTGGTAAAGGAGGGGGTAGACGTCATTTTCGGTATCCTGGGCGGAGCGGTATTGCCGCTGTACGATACCTTACTGCAATACCCCCAGCTTCATCATATCCTGGTACGGCATGAGCAGGGCGCCGCTCATGCCGCTGACGGCTACGCCCGGGTTACCGGCAAGGTAGGCGTCTGCTTCGCCACCTCCGGCCCCGGAGCGACCAACCTGGTCACCGGCATCGCCAACGCTTACCTTGACTCCGCTCC harbors:
- the ilvD gene encoding dihydroxy-acid dehydratase yields the protein MKSDMIKKGIERAPHRALLHALGCTIAEMDKPFIGVINSFTEIVPGHMHLREIAEAVKSGVRSGGGVPFEVNTIAVCDGIAMNHPGMKYSLPSRELIADSVEIMAEAHAFDALVFIPNCDKIIPGMLMAAVRLNVPAIFISGGPMLRGYLPTEDGFSNVDLSSVFEAVGKVSGGQMTEEELARLEKVACPGCGSCSGMFTANTMNCLTEALGMGLPGNGTIPAIDTRRRQLARAAGEQILTLLDDNLRPRDIINQDSLHNAFTVDMALGGSTNSVLHLMAVAHEARVNFPLSMIGEISEHTPQLCKLRPAGDYHIEDLDRAGGIAAVMKELQGLLNLKAKTVSGKSVAEIIADKQTLDREVIRSAADPHSPTGGLAILFGNLAPEGAVVKKAAVAPEMMVHWGPARVFNSEEEATQAIINRSIKPGEVVVIRYEGPKGGPGMREMLTPTSLLSGMGMDKEVALITDGRFSGATRGAAIGHISPEAASRGPIAALADGDIIKIDIPNGKLDVELSDRDLSDRLARLTDFEPRVKTGYLRRYAGRVSSASTGAVFREQEE